From a region of the Streptacidiphilus albus JL83 genome:
- a CDS encoding AAA family ATPase — MGAAFRRVGERRRGGLLVLSGDAGIGKTRLLAEAAADWTDARVLSLRCAAWGSPGPLEPVRSALAELLGADWIGELPRQLPDAADAGLVAEQLGRALGLREGGTSPQETAWSLRRVLEESARRQPLVLLCDDFQHAGPALLDLVRDTVPETRAPLLFVAAARPEFNESVPGWADAAGGELVEVGPLDAVDSYRQAVLLCAAARAEAPATGAAAEACNALRAAEVAAAAEGNPLFAEQFVSALLDDPGLAVPPTVQALLEARFDGLPSAERRLLQRASIVGRDFAAEELEALAGFDPAVPLYPGLDGLLRRSALGRTGSAAAGPGGGQALQFVPGLLHDVAYGSLPKAERSSIHQQFARWLDRCPDSEPEVIGHHLETAYLLGHAAGSATVTPALAAAAAGRLIESARQADARGDVSTGAATLRRAQSLLPAGDPRQRAVGLLLCDLESELGDQAGAERALDAADAAIGADPTWPAVVELQRTLVAVRSDPGRLQRAAELVAATPAPEAARDHDFAFRRHLLTAHLRVSDMRYGDAGAELLAALAHAAENGRDRDRVLTGLAELALWGPEPVPVALARCENLTQRLGGDRGRLLPVQAAHAGLLALSGDVDSARRLAAVAFAGAEELRLTHARVVLRQMAGLIEALAGDHTAAATEYRTAAATFQDLGRRGVAASLDVLAARQLLEQGDAVASGALLGACRGMIDPGDVAAQVCAASLGAQLSSAAGQPEGAVAEATRATELAERTDDLRGQGDAWLDLARVLRAARRPAEAGAAVRRATERYRAKGAAVLTEQAQRFERALRLEQTGRSEQAGRSEQAGRPGSLNGTGQVRP; from the coding sequence CTGGGCGCGGCCTTCCGCCGGGTCGGTGAGCGGCGCCGGGGCGGACTGCTGGTGCTGTCCGGCGACGCGGGGATCGGCAAGACCCGGCTGCTGGCCGAGGCTGCGGCCGACTGGACGGACGCCAGGGTGCTGTCGCTGCGCTGCGCGGCCTGGGGCAGCCCGGGACCGCTGGAACCGGTCCGGTCCGCGCTGGCGGAACTGCTGGGCGCCGACTGGATCGGGGAACTGCCGCGGCAGTTGCCCGATGCCGCCGACGCCGGGCTGGTCGCCGAGCAGCTGGGCCGTGCCCTCGGCCTGCGCGAGGGCGGCACCAGTCCGCAGGAGACCGCCTGGAGCCTGCGCCGGGTGCTGGAGGAGTCCGCCCGGCGGCAGCCGCTGGTGCTGCTCTGCGACGACTTCCAGCACGCCGGTCCGGCCCTGCTCGACCTGGTGCGCGACACCGTCCCCGAGACCCGGGCGCCACTGCTGTTCGTGGCCGCCGCCAGGCCGGAGTTCAACGAGTCGGTGCCCGGCTGGGCCGACGCCGCCGGGGGCGAGCTGGTGGAGGTCGGGCCGCTGGACGCGGTGGACTCGTACCGGCAGGCCGTGCTGCTCTGCGCCGCCGCCCGCGCCGAGGCTCCCGCCACCGGGGCCGCGGCGGAGGCGTGCAACGCGCTGCGGGCGGCGGAGGTGGCGGCGGCGGCCGAGGGCAACCCGCTCTTCGCCGAGCAGTTCGTCTCCGCGCTGCTGGACGACCCCGGTCTGGCGGTGCCGCCGACCGTGCAGGCCCTGCTGGAGGCGAGGTTCGACGGGCTGCCGAGCGCCGAGCGGCGGCTGCTGCAGCGCGCCTCGATCGTCGGACGCGATTTCGCCGCCGAGGAGTTGGAGGCCCTGGCCGGCTTCGATCCGGCCGTGCCGCTCTACCCCGGTCTGGACGGGCTGCTCCGCCGCTCCGCCCTGGGCCGGACCGGCTCCGCCGCGGCGGGCCCGGGCGGCGGCCAGGCGCTGCAGTTCGTCCCCGGGCTGCTGCACGACGTCGCCTACGGCAGCCTGCCGAAGGCCGAACGCTCCAGCATCCACCAGCAGTTCGCCCGCTGGCTGGACCGGTGCCCGGACAGCGAGCCGGAGGTGATCGGCCATCACCTGGAGACGGCCTACCTGCTCGGCCACGCGGCCGGCTCGGCCACGGTGACCCCCGCGCTGGCGGCGGCCGCTGCCGGGCGGCTGATCGAGTCGGCCCGCCAGGCGGACGCCAGGGGCGATGTCAGCACCGGCGCGGCCACCCTGCGACGGGCGCAGTCGCTGCTGCCAGCGGGCGATCCCCGGCAGCGGGCGGTCGGACTGCTGCTCTGCGACCTGGAGTCCGAGCTCGGCGACCAGGCCGGCGCCGAACGGGCGCTGGACGCCGCCGACGCCGCGATCGGCGCGGACCCCACCTGGCCGGCCGTGGTCGAGCTGCAGCGGACGCTGGTGGCGGTGCGCAGCGATCCGGGCCGGCTCCAGCGGGCGGCGGAGCTGGTGGCCGCGACGCCCGCGCCGGAGGCCGCCCGGGACCACGACTTCGCCTTCCGCCGCCATCTGCTGACGGCCCACCTCCGGGTCTCCGACATGCGCTACGGCGACGCCGGCGCGGAGCTGCTGGCCGCGCTGGCCCATGCGGCGGAGAACGGCCGGGACCGGGACCGGGTGCTCACCGGCCTGGCCGAACTCGCCCTGTGGGGTCCCGAGCCGGTGCCGGTCGCGCTCGCCCGCTGCGAGAACCTCACCCAGCGGCTGGGCGGGGACCGGGGCCGACTGCTGCCGGTGCAGGCCGCGCATGCGGGGCTGCTGGCGCTGAGCGGGGACGTCGACTCGGCGCGGCGGCTGGCGGCGGTGGCCTTCGCGGGCGCCGAGGAGCTGCGGCTGACCCACGCCAGGGTCGTCCTGCGGCAGATGGCCGGGCTGATCGAGGCGCTGGCCGGGGACCACACGGCCGCCGCCACCGAGTACCGTACGGCGGCGGCGACCTTCCAGGACCTGGGCCGGCGCGGCGTCGCGGCCTCACTGGACGTACTGGCGGCCCGTCAGCTGCTGGAGCAGGGGGACGCCGTGGCCTCCGGCGCGCTGCTGGGGGCCTGCCGGGGGATGATCGATCCCGGTGACGTCGCGGCGCAGGTCTGCGCGGCCTCGCTCGGCGCGCAGCTGAGCTCGGCGGCCGGACAGCCCGAGGGCGCCGTGGCCGAGGCGACGCGGGCCACGGAGTTGGCCGAGCGGACCGACGACCTGCGCGGGCAGGGCGACGCCTGGCTGGACCTGGCCCGGGTGCTGCGGGCGGCCCGGCGCCCGGCCGAGGCGGGTGCGGCGGTGCGGCGGGCCACCGAGCGCTACCGGGCCAAGGGCGCGGCGGTGCTGACGGAGCAGGCGCAGCGGTTCGAGCGAGCGCTGCGCCTTGAACAGACGGGGCGGTCCGAGCAGGCTGGGCGGTCCGAGCAGGCTGGGCGGCCCGGGAGCCTCAACGGGACCGGGCAGGTGCGGCCGTGA
- a CDS encoding S8 family serine peptidase codes for MPGFMPAWSTATDQPGLSSVWPGALDRDWAWGGADGTGVRVCILDSGVDTGHPRVGPISGTYGVVTLPDGTTGIDHDDSGDGAGHGTACAGIIRALAPGAALTSVKVLTSGLSGAGAALEAALGWAVAEGFDVINLSLSTRKPQVRDRLRELADSAYFKGSLLVASAHNFPVLSYPWTFSSVISVASHKHADPWLHYYNPEPPAEFQAHGVQVDVAWAGGTSMRATGNSFAAPHMSALAALILSKHGNLTPFHVKAMLHLTAANVGKHGEEPPHGRS; via the coding sequence ATGCCCGGGTTCATGCCGGCGTGGAGCACGGCCACCGACCAGCCGGGGCTGTCCTCGGTCTGGCCCGGCGCCTTGGACCGTGACTGGGCCTGGGGCGGCGCGGACGGCACGGGGGTGCGGGTCTGCATCCTCGACAGCGGCGTCGACACCGGGCATCCCCGGGTCGGGCCGATCAGCGGCACCTACGGGGTGGTCACGCTCCCGGACGGGACCACCGGCATCGACCACGACGACAGCGGCGACGGCGCAGGACACGGCACCGCCTGCGCCGGGATCATCCGGGCGCTGGCCCCCGGCGCCGCGCTGACCAGCGTCAAGGTGCTGACCTCGGGCCTCAGCGGGGCGGGCGCCGCATTGGAGGCGGCGCTCGGCTGGGCCGTGGCCGAGGGCTTCGACGTGATCAACCTGAGCCTGTCCACCCGCAAGCCCCAGGTCCGCGACCGGCTGCGCGAACTCGCCGACTCGGCCTACTTCAAGGGCTCACTGCTGGTGGCCTCGGCGCACAACTTCCCGGTGCTCAGCTATCCGTGGACCTTCTCCTCGGTGATCTCGGTGGCCAGCCACAAGCACGCCGACCCCTGGCTGCACTACTACAACCCGGAGCCGCCGGCCGAGTTCCAGGCCCACGGCGTCCAGGTGGACGTGGCCTGGGCCGGCGGCACGAGCATGCGGGCCACCGGAAACAGCTTCGCCGCACCGCACATGTCGGCGCTGGCCGCGCTGATCCTTTCCAAGCACGGAAATCTGACGCCGTTCCACGTCAAGGCGATGCTTCACCTCACGGCAGCAAACGTCGGAAAGCACGGAGAGGAGCCCCCGCATGGGCGCAGTTGA
- a CDS encoding GAF domain-containing protein, whose amino-acid sequence MGAVEPGPPTFTGSASGRAVLQHTVEIARTVFDAYSASILFLDEDTDELVFEAVAHPQEQHLIGMRFPAGAGVAGWVLQSGQCMMVDDLSANPAFSLETARSTGHIPTCMMAAPIVGADGWMGVMEVIDRSDSFRGCLSDVTLLALLAEQASAAMESIVQMHRLGAAAREPAAEVRPAPQRPPQPQ is encoded by the coding sequence ATGGGCGCAGTTGAGCCAGGACCGCCCACCTTCACGGGCAGCGCCTCGGGGCGTGCGGTCCTGCAGCACACCGTGGAAATCGCCCGTACCGTCTTCGACGCCTACAGCGCGTCCATCCTGTTCCTGGACGAGGACACCGACGAGCTGGTGTTCGAGGCGGTGGCGCACCCCCAGGAGCAGCACCTGATCGGGATGCGCTTCCCGGCCGGGGCGGGGGTGGCGGGCTGGGTGCTCCAGTCCGGCCAGTGCATGATGGTCGACGACCTGTCCGCCAATCCGGCCTTCTCGCTGGAGACGGCGCGGTCCACCGGGCACATCCCGACCTGCATGATGGCCGCGCCGATCGTCGGGGCCGACGGCTGGATGGGCGTGATGGAGGTCATCGACCGCTCGGACAGCTTCCGGGGCTGCCTCTCCGACGTGACCCTGCTCGCGCTGCTCGCCGAACAGGCTTCGGCAGCCATGGAGTCGATCGTTCAGATGCACCGGCTCGGCGCCGCCGCCAGGGAGCCGGCGGCCGAAGTCCGGCCGGCGCCGCAGCGCCCGCCGCAGCCGCAGTAG
- a CDS encoding MFS transporter yields the protein MTDTSSAVAPPTGSDLPRPTSSSSPLRHRGIRGLLLSEIISSAGSQMTMLALPWFVLATTGSISRMGFVFAAELLPVALLGIPAGLLVARTGVRRIMLAGDALRAVLIAVVPVLRLFGALSFPLLLAMVAVVGAVSTPYVAAQRLALPELVGEDEQLMLRAGGLLEAAIRGASLIGPALAGLVIGLVGAVNVLWVDAATFVISFALLTTLPRPAADLSAAARSEGVLTGARAVLGDRVLATVTGASLLYGFFFPFVIASLPVMAELRFGHNPHTAGLLLGAWGGGALLGALTTGRFADRLNPLRMGAYAALALDAVLWFLPWHFPAAVVVVVLVSSGFFTPLLNTPLLTLLLSRTEPAVRAQAVTFVMTANLLAGPVAFAVSGFAFSGWGVEPVLAVVAAGLLVCALLLTRLAFTVPQPEQEEQPGEEPSTRQEPQSHQEPQSHQEPQSHQESKPQPLPE from the coding sequence GTGACCGACACCTCCTCCGCCGTCGCCCCGCCGACCGGTTCCGACCTGCCCCGGCCGACGTCCTCCTCCTCGCCCCTGCGCCACCGGGGCATCCGCGGGCTGCTGCTGTCCGAGATCATCTCCTCGGCCGGCAGTCAGATGACGATGCTCGCGCTGCCCTGGTTCGTGCTCGCCACCACCGGCTCGATCTCGCGGATGGGCTTCGTCTTCGCCGCCGAACTGCTGCCGGTGGCCCTGCTCGGGATCCCGGCCGGCCTGCTGGTGGCCCGGACCGGGGTGCGCCGGATCATGCTGGCCGGCGACGCGCTGCGGGCGGTGCTGATCGCGGTGGTGCCGGTGCTGCGGCTGTTCGGCGCACTGAGCTTCCCGCTGCTGCTGGCCATGGTCGCCGTGGTGGGGGCGGTGTCCACCCCCTATGTCGCGGCCCAGCGCCTGGCCCTCCCCGAACTCGTGGGCGAGGACGAGCAGTTGATGCTGCGCGCCGGCGGGCTGCTGGAGGCCGCGATCCGAGGCGCCTCACTGATCGGCCCGGCGCTGGCGGGCCTGGTGATCGGGCTGGTCGGCGCGGTCAACGTGCTCTGGGTGGACGCCGCGACCTTCGTCATCTCCTTCGCCCTGCTGACCACCCTGCCCCGGCCGGCCGCCGACCTGTCCGCCGCCGCGCGCAGCGAGGGCGTGCTCACCGGGGCCCGGGCCGTCCTCGGCGACCGGGTCCTGGCGACGGTGACCGGGGCCTCGCTGCTCTACGGTTTCTTCTTCCCGTTCGTCATCGCCTCACTGCCGGTGATGGCCGAGCTGCGGTTCGGGCACAACCCGCACACGGCGGGCCTGCTGCTCGGCGCCTGGGGCGGCGGAGCGCTGCTCGGGGCGCTGACCACGGGACGGTTCGCGGACCGGCTGAACCCGCTGCGGATGGGCGCGTACGCGGCGCTGGCCCTGGACGCGGTGCTGTGGTTCCTGCCCTGGCACTTTCCGGCGGCGGTGGTCGTGGTGGTCCTGGTCAGCTCCGGGTTCTTCACCCCGCTGCTGAACACCCCGCTGCTGACGCTGCTGCTGAGCCGGACCGAGCCGGCGGTCCGGGCCCAGGCGGTGACCTTCGTGATGACCGCCAATCTGCTGGCGGGACCGGTGGCCTTCGCCGTCTCCGGCTTCGCCTTCAGCGGGTGGGGTGTCGAGCCGGTGCTGGCCGTGGTCGCGGCCGGACTGCTGGTCTGCGCGCTGCTGCTGACCCGGCTCGCCTTCACCGTGCCGCAGCCGGAGCAGGAGGAGCAGCCGGGGGAGGAACCCTCGACCCGTCAGGAACCGCAGTCGCACCAGGAACCGCAGTCGCACCAGGAACCGCAGTCGCACCAGGAGTCGAAGCCGCAACCACTGCCGGAGTGA
- a CDS encoding MFS transporter, with the protein MPLALLALAIGSFGIGTTEFVIMGLLPQIAGSYGVPIPTAGLLVTGYALGVLFGAPLMTVLGTRVPRRRMLVLLMGLFVLGNVVSALAPVFGVMLAGRIIASLAHGAFFGIGTIVAAGLVAPERRAGAIATMFTGLTVANVVGVPLGTLVGQHFGWRVTFLGVAALGVLGLLGVARLVPEQPRPAGVRLRHEIAVFRNPQVLLAMAMTVLGFGGVFAAITYLAPMATAVTGFAETSVTWLLVLFGLGMVTGNLVGGRFADRALMPMLRITLGALAVVLALFTVTSHDRIAAAVTVYLIGALGFATVPPLQKRVLDLAAAAPTLASAVNIGAFNLGNALSAWAGGLVVSAGLGWTAPDWLGALFAGAALGLALLATRLERRTQSSEEAAAVRGAAVPTAPPVPVGSAGTRSAS; encoded by the coding sequence ATGCCACTGGCGCTCCTTGCCTTGGCCATCGGATCCTTCGGGATCGGCACCACCGAATTCGTCATCATGGGACTGCTGCCGCAGATCGCCGGCAGTTACGGCGTCCCCATCCCCACGGCCGGTCTGCTGGTGACCGGCTACGCCCTGGGCGTGCTCTTCGGCGCTCCGCTGATGACCGTGCTGGGCACCCGTGTCCCCCGGCGGCGGATGCTGGTCCTGCTGATGGGCCTGTTCGTGCTCGGCAATGTCGTCTCCGCGCTCGCACCCGTCTTCGGCGTCATGCTCGCCGGTCGGATCATCGCCTCGCTGGCCCACGGCGCGTTCTTCGGCATCGGCACGATCGTGGCCGCCGGCCTGGTCGCCCCGGAGCGGCGGGCCGGGGCGATCGCCACCATGTTCACCGGCCTGACCGTCGCCAATGTCGTCGGTGTCCCGCTCGGCACGCTGGTCGGGCAGCACTTCGGCTGGCGGGTGACCTTCCTGGGGGTCGCCGCGCTGGGGGTGCTCGGCCTGCTCGGCGTGGCCCGGCTGGTCCCGGAGCAGCCCCGGCCGGCCGGCGTCCGACTGCGCCACGAGATCGCGGTGTTCCGCAATCCGCAGGTACTGCTGGCCATGGCGATGACCGTGCTCGGGTTCGGCGGGGTCTTCGCCGCGATCACCTATCTGGCCCCGATGGCGACCGCCGTCACCGGCTTCGCCGAGACCTCGGTGACCTGGCTGCTGGTGCTGTTCGGCCTGGGCATGGTCACCGGCAACCTGGTGGGCGGACGGTTCGCCGACCGCGCGCTGATGCCGATGCTGCGGATCACCCTCGGCGCCCTCGCCGTGGTGCTCGCGCTGTTCACGGTCACCTCGCACGACCGGATCGCGGCGGCGGTCACGGTCTACCTGATCGGCGCGCTGGGCTTCGCCACCGTCCCGCCGTTGCAGAAGCGGGTGCTGGACCTCGCGGCAGCGGCCCCGACGCTCGCCTCGGCGGTCAATATCGGCGCCTTCAACCTGGGGAACGCCCTGTCCGCCTGGGCCGGCGGCCTGGTGGTCTCGGCCGGCCTCGGCTGGACCGCGCCGGACTGGCTGGGTGCGCTGTTCGCCGGCGCCGCCCTGGGCCTGGCCCTGCTGGCAACCCGACTCGAACGCCGCACGCAATCATCGGAGGAGGCGGCCGCGGTTCGGGGCGCGGCCGTCCCGACGGCCCCACCGGTTCCGGTGGGATCGGCCGGGACGCGGTCGGCGAGCTGA
- a CDS encoding MarR family winged helix-turn-helix transcriptional regulator, which produces MTATDAELTALAQGWCSLSVLHGRIEMHIEQALLAEHGLSVREYSLLDVLSRQYAGEGGHLRMAQVADAVVLSKSATTRLVSRMEDRGLLTRYLCQTDRRGIYTEVTDSGRELLEAARPTNQRALREALDAASGDPELLPLVRALAGADASATATTR; this is translated from the coding sequence ATGACGGCGACGGATGCGGAGCTCACTGCGCTGGCCCAGGGCTGGTGCTCGCTCTCCGTGCTGCACGGGCGGATCGAGATGCACATCGAGCAGGCTTTGCTCGCCGAGCACGGTCTCAGCGTGCGGGAGTACTCGCTGCTGGACGTGCTGAGCCGGCAGTACGCCGGGGAGGGCGGACACCTGCGGATGGCCCAGGTCGCCGACGCGGTCGTGCTCAGCAAGAGCGCCACCACCCGGCTGGTCTCCCGGATGGAGGACCGGGGCCTGCTGACCCGCTACCTCTGTCAGACCGACCGGCGCGGGATCTACACCGAGGTCACGGACTCCGGCCGCGAGCTGCTGGAAGCCGCCAGGCCCACCAATCAGCGCGCCCTGCGCGAGGCGCTGGACGCGGCCTCCGGCGATCCGGAGCTGCTGCCGCTGGTACGGGCCCTGGCCGGGGCGGACGCCAGCGCCACCGCCACCACTCGCTGA
- a CDS encoding L-rhamnose mutarotase translates to MRVALHTRVRADRIDAYEAAHREVPAELTAAIRAAGATEWTIWRSGTDLFHLLEVEDYPAMIAALEELPVNAAWQTRMADLLEVVHDYSAGGADATLPVVWQL, encoded by the coding sequence ATGAGAGTCGCCCTGCACACCCGGGTCCGCGCCGACCGGATCGACGCCTACGAGGCCGCCCACCGCGAGGTCCCGGCCGAGCTGACCGCCGCGATCCGGGCGGCCGGCGCCACCGAGTGGACGATCTGGCGCAGCGGCACCGACCTCTTCCACCTGCTGGAGGTCGAGGACTACCCGGCGATGATCGCCGCCCTGGAGGAGCTCCCGGTCAACGCCGCCTGGCAGACCCGGATGGCCGACCTGCTGGAGGTCGTCCACGACTACTCCGCCGGCGGCGCGGACGCGACCCTGCCCGTCGTCTGGCAGCTCTGA
- a CDS encoding arsenate reductase family protein: MEIWINPRCGKCRTAVGALDASGAEYTVRRYLEDPPTPAELEAVLGRLALEPWDIARLDEPVAKELGLKDRQSWPQEPAARTKWIAALAEHPILIQRPIITADDGHAVVARTPEALRSVLPG; the protein is encoded by the coding sequence ATGGAGATCTGGATCAATCCGCGCTGCGGCAAGTGCCGCACCGCCGTCGGAGCCCTCGACGCGTCCGGCGCCGAATACACCGTGCGCCGCTACCTGGAGGACCCGCCCACGCCTGCCGAGTTGGAGGCGGTGCTGGGACGACTGGCGCTGGAGCCCTGGGACATCGCCCGGCTGGACGAGCCGGTCGCCAAGGAGCTCGGCCTGAAGGACCGGCAGAGCTGGCCCCAGGAGCCGGCGGCGCGGACGAAGTGGATCGCCGCGCTGGCGGAGCACCCGATCCTGATCCAGCGCCCCATCATCACCGCCGACGACGGCCACGCCGTCGTCGCCCGCACCCCCGAGGCCCTGCGCTCGGTCCTCCCCGGCTAG
- a CDS encoding SAM-dependent methyltransferase translates to MSAEEYPLGRLGSVTEGDHPPTQIDISVAHPARMYDYYLHGKDNFPADREAAEKIIALAPEVREFARANRAFLGRAVRLLAEQGVDQFLDIGTGIPTADNTHQVAQRADPAARVVYVDNDPIVLAHARALMSGSDQGATSVIQADLRDPAGILGHPDVRATLDFNRPVGLILAAVLHFVAEDEDPDGILKQLTGVLPPGSHLVLSHATTDTAPDGDPRLVAEANAEASRVYRSRSASALTFRSGPRIRELLTGFDLLEPGLVPVHAWRNESDLRVDGVGIYAAVGRKL, encoded by the coding sequence ATGTCTGCCGAGGAATACCCGCTGGGGAGACTGGGATCGGTCACCGAAGGCGACCACCCGCCCACGCAGATAGACATCAGCGTGGCGCACCCGGCCAGGATGTACGACTACTACTTGCACGGGAAGGACAACTTCCCGGCCGACCGCGAGGCGGCCGAGAAGATCATCGCCCTGGCGCCCGAGGTGCGTGAGTTCGCCCGCGCCAACCGGGCCTTCCTGGGACGGGCCGTGCGGCTGCTCGCCGAGCAGGGCGTCGACCAGTTCCTGGACATCGGCACCGGCATTCCCACCGCCGACAACACCCACCAGGTCGCCCAGCGGGCCGATCCCGCCGCCCGGGTCGTCTACGTCGACAACGACCCGATCGTGCTGGCCCACGCCCGGGCCCTGATGTCGGGCAGCGACCAGGGCGCCACCAGCGTCATCCAGGCGGACCTGCGCGACCCGGCCGGGATCCTCGGCCACCCCGACGTCCGCGCCACGCTCGACTTCAACCGCCCGGTCGGCCTGATCCTGGCCGCCGTCCTGCACTTCGTCGCCGAGGACGAGGACCCGGACGGGATCCTCAAGCAGCTGACCGGCGTCCTGCCGCCCGGCAGCCACCTGGTGCTCTCGCACGCCACGACCGACACGGCGCCCGACGGCGACCCGAGGCTGGTCGCGGAGGCCAACGCCGAGGCGAGCCGGGTCTACCGGAGCCGCTCCGCCTCGGCCCTGACCTTCCGTTCCGGTCCGCGCATCCGCGAACTGCTCACCGGGTTCGACCTGCTGGAGCCCGGGCTGGTCCCGGTCCACGCCTGGCGCAACGAGAGCGACCTGCGGGTCGACGGCGTCGGCATCTACGCCGCCGTGGGCCGCAAGCTCTGA
- a CDS encoding NUDIX hydrolase gives MVAFVYDGGPVTAAELDAVRLPPGELDAWRMVTVEESRGLLLDPLVDRLAACLDAVAAGARGLELVRGLPV, from the coding sequence ATGGTCGCCTTCGTCTACGACGGCGGCCCGGTCACCGCGGCCGAGCTGGACGCCGTCCGGCTGCCGCCGGGCGAGCTGGACGCGTGGCGGATGGTCACCGTCGAGGAGTCCCGCGGCCTGCTGCTGGATCCGCTGGTCGACCGGCTCGCAGCCTGCCTGGACGCGGTGGCCGCGGGTGCGCGCGGACTGGAGCTGGTACGGGGACTGCCGGTCTGA